The nucleotide sequence CGAGCTGACGTTTGCGCTGGTGAATACGCCCTGAGATCAGGCGCGTATCGTACGCGCCCTTACCATTTGTAATTCCAGGCAACGGCCATCCCGCGTCCGCCGCTCATCTGCGACACACCAACAGGAAGCAGCCATCTGTCGATGGCATTCCGCGGATGTGCGCGCGCGTAGCGGACCACCACCCTCGATACCAGAGTTCCGACTGCTGCGCCGGCGACGACGTCACTTGCCCAATGCTTGTCCTCATAGATCCGTGCAACTCCGACAAGCGACGCGGACGTGAACAGCACGGGCGTCCACAGGTGGGACGCGTGCGGCCACAGGTATCCGATCTCCTGACTTGCGGCAGACGCTGCCGCGAACGCCGTCGTGACGTGGCCCGATGGGAACGACGTGTAGTTGTCGTCGTGAAATCCGCGGCCGAATTTGTACAAGTGCGGATTCGTGTCGCTGCTGACGTACGGGCGACCACGGCCGGCGAACGCCTTGATGACCACTGTGGTGAGTCCCGCTGCACCTATGGACTCGATCGTACGAAGGCCGAGCTCCGCCGAGCGTGGGGAATCTTCCGCCCGTCCGTAGACGTACGTGGCGCCAGCGATGATGATCGACCCTGGCTCGCCGAGCACACGGATGCCGGTCATTGTGTGCCGGAGTGCGGTTTTGTTCTGAAGCGACTGCCGTTGTGATTCGACTGCAATGTGGCGGTCCAACGGCATGACGGCCGCCGTGCCCAGCACGAAAGCGGCCGCCGTGATCGCGTCGCGCCGATTCAGGATACCAGTGTGAGGGGCTGATGTATCACTTGTGGTCCGCGTCGCGGCAGGTTGCAGCGCAACCGATTGCGCGGCAACCTGTTGCGCGGCAACTGACGCGGTTGGAACAATTGCAAGTGAGACGCATATGGAGACGAGCCGGATGCCATGAGGGCGACGTTTCATGCCATCAAGTGTAACCGTTTCTCCTTACGCATAGATGTCAGCTCGAGTCAGAGGAATCTCCGACCTGCCGTCATCCCTGCGTTTGGCCAGCAACACCTGATCTATCGCCAGGCGTCCGGAGGCGAATCCATATGCAGAGGCGGCCATGTACAGGCGCCAGATTCTGTAGATCTCCTCTCCCGCGGATGCCACCGCGGCATCACGCTCGGCCTCCAGCTTCTGCACCCACTTGCGCAACGTGAGCGCGTAGTGCTCGCGCAGCGACTCCGAATCGCGCGTCTCGAAGCCGGCGGCCTCGGCGGTCGCGACGACTTCTGCCAGCTCCGGCAATTCGCCGTCAGGGAACACGTACGTGTTGATGAAGGCGTTGTCGCCCCAGAGCCTCTCGAAAACCCGATCGCGAAGCTTGGATTTCCGCTGGCCACCGGCGTGGACGATTCCGTGGTTCAACAACAGGCCGCCGGGCCGCAGGTACTTGAAGAGCCGCTCGAAATACACGGGCAGCTTGGCGCGTCCCACGTGCTCGACCATGCCGACGCTCGCAATCTTATCGAAATCTTGATCTGCAGTCAGATGACGATAATCGCGCACCTCGACCGTGCAGCGCGATTCGAGACCTTTTTCCCGGATTCGCTCGCGTGCGTATGCCGCCTGTTCGTAACTGAGCGTTATACCGACGGCGCTGACGCCGAAGTGCTCGGCAGCATGCATTATGAGACCGCCCCAGCCGCATCCGACGTCGAGCATCCTTTCTCCAGGGCTCAGCCGCAGCTTTCGGCAGATGTGCTCCAGTTTGGCCTCCTGCGCGTCGTCGAGCGATGCATCGGCGTGCGTGAAGTAGCCACAGGAATAGACCATTCGCTTATCAAGCCAGAGCTTGTAGAAGTCGTTGCCGACGTCGTAATGAGATCTGACGGCTGCCGCGTCACGCTCGGGGGTATGGAGAGCGCCGGACTCGGGCGCTCTGACGACCGGATGCGGAGCCGGCGTATCGCCCACGGGGAGAGTCAGCAGTGCGCGGGTTATCCTTGCGAGGCGGAAGGGACTGGAAAGGCCGCCCCTCAGGTCGCTTTCGAGCGCGGTGGCCCGCTCGATATCGCCAATGACGTCGAAATCGCCTGCGATGAAGGCTTCGCAGATGGAAAGCTCGAAGGGCGGACGCAACATCCGGCGTAGCGTGCCGGGATGGTTCAGCACGAGGGTGAAGGCGGGCGTAGGATCGTTGCTGCCATCGACTTCGCCATTCCAGAACTGGACAGCGAAGGCTCGTTCCTCCGGCGGCCCGAAAATGAGCTCCAGGGCCGTACGTGCGGCTTCGAACTCACGGGAGGTTTTCGGGTAGATCGGGGGAGTGGGAGCTGGCGCGTTGTGAGCGTCAGGAACTTCAGAAGCTTGTGCTGGGTCGTCTGTCAGGCGGCGGCGTGTCCGTGCCTGCTTGCGATCAATACCAGTACCCATGTGGCCATGCACTCCATGAGCGCCCGGGGCGCGAATGTGGTTCACGATCCCACGTTGCATAAATCGCGCAGCGGCCGCGGAGCCAGCTCAGGGTCGGGGAACATCTGCGGCCGGAAGGCAATTCCAAACGTTTTGGCGTAGCAACCTGTAATGATGTTAGAAGAGGTCGAATATTTTTTCGACCTCTCCGGCGGAAGGCCGGAAACGCAGAGGCCGGCGGACGCTGCTAGACTGGCAGCGACGGCACACAGTGCCCGCCGCGGCCGGTACAAACAACTTTCATGACAATTCAATTGCAGCCTAGAGGAATTTCCGGCCGTTGGGGCGTCAGGACCGCGGGGTGGACAGGGGGCCGACTTCTTCTTGTTCTGGGAGCCGCAGTCCTTCCCGTCTTCGCCGCAGGAGCACAGGGCGCCACCAAGACCCAGGATTCCGTGAGCACTGGCACTCAGCCAGTCACGCTCTCGGAGGCCATCCGGCTCGCGCAGCAGAACTCGCCGGCGTCTGTCGCCGCGCGTGGAAGTGTGGAGTCTGGCAAGGTGGCTGTTCGCACGGCTTACGGCGCGTTCCTGCCAAGCATCACGGCGAGCTTTGGCGCAGGTCGCCAGTTCACGGGTGCCGGATCACTTACGCGCGTGAACTCGGCGGGTGAGACTGTAACCATTGCCGGCGATAAATGGAACTACAACAACTCGCTCGGATTCAGCGCTCAGCTGTTCAACTTCCAGAACATTCCGAACCTTCAGGCTGCGAAGGCCGAGGCGGCGGCGGCCACGCAAGCCGAGGTCACGCAATCGTTCACAATCGCGCTGAACGTGGAGCAGCAGTTCTACGCTTCGCTCTCGGCGCTCGAGAGTGAACAGGCAGCACGCACCCAGCTGGCGCAGGCGGTCCAGCAACTGGATGCTTCGCGCCGGCGCGTTGTAGCGGGTGCCGCTACCGCGTCCGATTCGCTGACCGCGGTCGTGCAAATCGCGAATGCACAACTGGCGCTTCGCAGTGCGCAGAATGCGAGGCGCGACGCCAACGCGACGCTCACTCGACTGGTCGGATCGAGCGTGCCACTGTCGGCTGCGCTGAACGATCCGGAAGTAACAGCGCGCGACACGGTGCAGATCGACAGCGCCGCAGTTGTCGCCCGGGCGGAGGCAGCACCCAATATTGCGCAGGACGTCTATCTGCTGGCGGCCGCCGAACAGCGGCGCAAGGCAGCACGCGCCGCGTATCTCCCGACACTCAGCGCGAACTACTCACGTGGCGGGAGCGGCGCCGGAGCTTACGGGCTTGGCAACAACCCTTTCATATATACCGGACAGCTCAACTTCTCACTGAGCATACCGATTTTCAATGGATTCCAGAGGGAAGGACAGTTGGCGAACGCCGCCATCAATCAGGCCAACGCTGCGGCGACGCTACGGGACGCCAAGCTGGCAGCACAGCAACTGTCCGTGCAGTTCATCGATGCGCTTCGTCTCGGACAGGAGCAGATCCTTGTGCAGACGGCGTCGATCGCCGCGGCAACTGAAAACCTGCGCGTGGTGCAGCAGCGGTACAATCTCGGACTATCAACCATCGTGGACTTGTTAACAGCTCAGACGACATTGAACCAGGCACAAGCAAACCTCATCGCCGCGCGCAACACAGTACGGTTGGCAACGGCGCAGATCGAAGCACTCATTGGGCAGCCACTCGTCACCGTAACAACCGGATCGAACGGAGTCACACGATGAACGGACGTACCAAGCTGCTCCTCGCATTGGCGGTAACGTCAATCGGCGCTTGCAGCAAGAAGAAGAATGACCAGGCAGCGGTTCCCACCGTTGCGATCGGACGTCGCGATATCATCGTCACGGCCCAGGCAACGGGAACCGTAGAGCCGGAAGATACGGTGCCAGTGAAATCTCAGGCATCGGGCCTCGTAATGAAGATGCCGGTAGAGATCGGCCAGGTCGTCAAACCGGGCGATCTGCTGGTGCAGATCGACACGCGCACTCTGAACAACGATTACCAGCGCACCAAGTCAGCTGAAGCTGCCGCGGAGGCGAACGTCACAGTTACCAAGGCCGCGCTGCAGCGCGCGAATGACCTGTATGCGCAGAAGGTGATAACGGCCGACGAGCACGAGACGGCGATCATCAATGCGGCCAACGCAACGTCGCAACTGGTCGCCGCGCAGGCCGCGCTCAGCACCGCGCAACAGAACCTCGACTATGCAACGCTCCGGTCGCAGGTCTCCGGTACGGTCATCAGCAAGACCGCGGCTGTCGGCACGGTAGTTTCATCGGCCACATCGAACGTTGGTGGTGGTAGCACGATTCTTACGGTGGCCGATCTGCACCATGTTCGCATGCAGGCGCTCGTCAACGAGACCGACGTCGGCAACGTTCACGAAGGCATGCCGGTCTCGGTCACGATCGACGCGTTTCCCGGCCGCACGTTCGCCGGCACCGTGGAGAAGGTTCAGCCGCAGGCTGTCATCCAGAACAGCGTTACCATGTTCCCGGTTCTCGTTTCTCTGCCGAACACGGATCTGGCGCTGCTCCCAGGCATGAACGGCGAAGTTTCCATCATAACGCAGCAACGGCGTAACGTGATCGCAGTACCGAACGACGCCGTGAGAAGCATGAAGGACGCAGTCGATATCGGCGCAGAGCTTGGCATCAGTCAGGACACGATGGACGCGCTCGGTGTGCGCCGTGGTGGCGGCGGGTTTGGCGCTGGTGGCGCTGGCGCAGCTGGTGGTGCCGGTGGCGCGGGTGGTGGAGGCGGTGCGCGTGCCGGTGGAGGTCGCGGTGGTCGCGGTGCCGGTGGCGGAGCCGGCGGTGCCGGTGGTGCCGGTGGTGGTGGCGGTGGGTTCGGAGGCGGCATCACGGTGCCGGATTCCGTCTGCACCGGCGTAATGGCCAAGCTCAACAAGGTCAATGCGCGTGCCCTGCTCGACTCTGTACGCGCTCAGACCCGTGCTGGCACGATTGATTCGGCAACAGCCCACAAGAAGACGGAAGCGATCTACAAGAGTGCGAGCGTCTCGGCCGATACGGCGCGTGCATGTCTGCGCGCAGCGTTCGCGGGCGGTGGATCGGGCGCCATTGGCGCACCGGTCGTAGCATTCGTGAAGACGCCGACGGGATGGTCGCCGCGGATGGTAAGACTCGGAGTCAGCGACTTCGATTACACCGAAGTGATCAGCGGACTGAAGGAAGGCGATGAGGTCGGGCTTCTCGCCACCATAGCTCTCCAGGCGTCACGCGACAAGTCCAGCGCGCGCGCAAGGTCGATGGTTGGTGGTGCATTGCCAGGTGGAAGCAATACGACCCGACCAGCCGCTGGTGGAGCGGGAGGAGGAGGACGTCCAAGATGATGCCCGTTGGAGAAACCATATCGATCGCGATGACCGCACTCCGAGCCAACAAGATGCGCTCGGTGCTCACGATGCTCGGCGTGGTTATCGGCGTCGGAGCGGTCATTGCGATGGTGGCGATCGGAAATGGAGCCCAGGAGGCAGTGAAGGCGCGGATATCCGCGCTCGGAACAACTCTGATTTCGATCTCGCCGGGACAGATCTTTTCGCGCGGTCTCGCATCGAGCACCGACCGCGCGAAGTTGACGATGGCGGATGCCGAAGCACTCCGGACGAACGCGAAGCTCATCACGCAGGTCGAGCCGGAGATGCAGAAGACGGCGCAGGTTCAGTATCTCAACAAGAACACCAGCACCGACATCATCGGTACCACTTTGAATTACCCGCAGGTTCGCCTCTACACCGTCGCGTCCGGACGCATGTTCACGAACGCGGAGGACAAGGGCAGCCAGCTGGTTGCGGTACTCGGTGACGCCGTACTTCAGGACCTCGGTATCACGAATGGCGAGTCGGTCATTGGCGAGACCATCCGAATCCAGGGAATCCAGTTCAGGATCGTCGGAACTCTGGCACCAAAGGGTCAGGGCACCGGATTCGGCAACCCCGATGATGAAGTCCTCATCCCCATCACGACGATGCGCTACCGCATCTATGGCAGAGATCAGCTACGTACGATCAATGTGCTCGCTCCCAACGATTCGCTGGTAACGGCGACGATGGCCGAGGCGCAGTCGATCCTCGCGCGTGCGCACCGGCTCCGGCCGGGCGCCGAGAGCGACGTCAACATTCGAAGTCAGGCCGACTTCCTCAACACACTCGGGGAGACGACGGCGACGTTTACGTACCTGCTTGCCGGCATCGCAGCGGTCAGTCTGATTGTGGGCGGAATCGGCATCATGAACATCATGCTCGTATCGGTGACGGAGCGCACGCGTGAGATCGGAGTGCGCAAGGCCCTTGGCGCGACACGATTGAACATCCTCCTCCAGTTCCTTATAGAGGCCGTGGTCCTCTGCATGCTGGGCGGTATCGGCGGGATTCTGATTGGAGGCGGAGGCGCACTGGCGATGACGAAGATCGCCAACTGGAACGCATCGATTTCGGTGAGCGCGGTCCTCGTGGCATTCGCGTTTTCCGCCGTCGTCGGAATATTGTTCG is from Gemmatimonadota bacterium and encodes:
- a CDS encoding phosphatase PAP2 family protein; this translates as MKRRPHGIRLVSICVSLAIVPTASVAAQQVAAQSVALQPAATRTTSDTSAPHTGILNRRDAITAAAFVLGTAAVMPLDRHIAVESQRQSLQNKTALRHTMTGIRVLGEPGSIIIAGATYVYGRAEDSPRSAELGLRTIESIGAAGLTTVVIKAFAGRGRPYVSSDTNPHLYKFGRGFHDDNYTSFPSGHVTTAFAAASAASQEIGYLWPHASHLWTPVLFTSASLVGVARIYEDKHWASDVVAGAAVGTLVSRVVVRYARAHPRNAIDRWLLPVGVSQMSGGRGMAVAWNYKW
- a CDS encoding cyclopropane-fatty-acyl-phospholipid synthase family protein — its product is MGTGIDRKQARTRRRLTDDPAQASEVPDAHNAPAPTPPIYPKTSREFEAARTALELIFGPPEERAFAVQFWNGEVDGSNDPTPAFTLVLNHPGTLRRMLRPPFELSICEAFIAGDFDVIGDIERATALESDLRGGLSSPFRLARITRALLTLPVGDTPAPHPVVRAPESGALHTPERDAAAVRSHYDVGNDFYKLWLDKRMVYSCGYFTHADASLDDAQEAKLEHICRKLRLSPGERMLDVGCGWGGLIMHAAEHFGVSAVGITLSYEQAAYARERIREKGLESRCTVEVRDYRHLTADQDFDKIASVGMVEHVGRAKLPVYFERLFKYLRPGGLLLNHGIVHAGGQRKSKLRDRVFERLWGDNAFINTYVFPDGELPELAEVVATAEAAGFETRDSESLREHYALTLRKWVQKLEAERDAAVASAGEEIYRIWRLYMAASAYGFASGRLAIDQVLLAKRRDDGRSEIPLTRADIYA
- a CDS encoding TolC family protein; this translates as MTIQLQPRGISGRWGVRTAGWTGGRLLLVLGAAVLPVFAAGAQGATKTQDSVSTGTQPVTLSEAIRLAQQNSPASVAARGSVESGKVAVRTAYGAFLPSITASFGAGRQFTGAGSLTRVNSAGETVTIAGDKWNYNNSLGFSAQLFNFQNIPNLQAAKAEAAAATQAEVTQSFTIALNVEQQFYASLSALESEQAARTQLAQAVQQLDASRRRVVAGAATASDSLTAVVQIANAQLALRSAQNARRDANATLTRLVGSSVPLSAALNDPEVTARDTVQIDSAAVVARAEAAPNIAQDVYLLAAAEQRRKAARAAYLPTLSANYSRGGSGAGAYGLGNNPFIYTGQLNFSLSIPIFNGFQREGQLANAAINQANAAATLRDAKLAAQQLSVQFIDALRLGQEQILVQTASIAAATENLRVVQQRYNLGLSTIVDLLTAQTTLNQAQANLIAARNTVRLATAQIEALIGQPLVTVTTGSNGVTR
- a CDS encoding efflux RND transporter periplasmic adaptor subunit, with amino-acid sequence MNGRTKLLLALAVTSIGACSKKKNDQAAVPTVAIGRRDIIVTAQATGTVEPEDTVPVKSQASGLVMKMPVEIGQVVKPGDLLVQIDTRTLNNDYQRTKSAEAAAEANVTVTKAALQRANDLYAQKVITADEHETAIINAANATSQLVAAQAALSTAQQNLDYATLRSQVSGTVISKTAAVGTVVSSATSNVGGGSTILTVADLHHVRMQALVNETDVGNVHEGMPVSVTIDAFPGRTFAGTVEKVQPQAVIQNSVTMFPVLVSLPNTDLALLPGMNGEVSIITQQRRNVIAVPNDAVRSMKDAVDIGAELGISQDTMDALGVRRGGGGFGAGGAGAAGGAGGAGGGGGARAGGGRGGRGAGGGAGGAGGAGGGGGGFGGGITVPDSVCTGVMAKLNKVNARALLDSVRAQTRAGTIDSATAHKKTEAIYKSASVSADTARACLRAAFAGGGSGAIGAPVVAFVKTPTGWSPRMVRLGVSDFDYTEVISGLKEGDEVGLLATIALQASRDKSSARARSMVGGALPGGSNTTRPAAGGAGGGGRPR
- a CDS encoding ABC transporter permease, translated to MTALRANKMRSVLTMLGVVIGVGAVIAMVAIGNGAQEAVKARISALGTTLISISPGQIFSRGLASSTDRAKLTMADAEALRTNAKLITQVEPEMQKTAQVQYLNKNTSTDIIGTTLNYPQVRLYTVASGRMFTNAEDKGSQLVAVLGDAVLQDLGITNGESVIGETIRIQGIQFRIVGTLAPKGQGTGFGNPDDEVLIPITTMRYRIYGRDQLRTINVLAPNDSLVTATMAEAQSILARAHRLRPGAESDVNIRSQADFLNTLGETTATFTYLLAGIAAVSLIVGGIGIMNIMLVSVTERTREIGVRKALGATRLNILLQFLIEAVVLCMLGGIGGILIGGGGALAMTKIANWNASISVSAVLVAFAFSAVVGILFGVWPARRAASLNPIDALRYE